Sequence from the uncultured Flavobacterium sp. genome:
AATAACGATTAAGTTTTTGTAGAAATTTTAGATTCTTTGATAACGCAAAAATCGCTCGTAGATTAAACTGATTTAACAGATTTACACGGATTTTTTCTTTTTTTTTGTCATTCCTGGCAATGACAAAATTGTATCAAAAATTAGCTTTTAGAATATTTTACTTTTTAATAAAAAGAACAATCTATTTTGGTATTTTTGCGCACCTGAAATAATTTTAGACTTCAATAAAAAATCTAAAATCAGCAATCTAAAATCTAAAATTAAAATATGTTTGTTCGAATAGTCAAAATGAGTTTTCACGAAGAAAAAATTCCTGATTTTCTGGAGAATTTTGAATCCGTAAAAGACAAAATACGAAAAGCAGATGGAAATCGTTTTTTAGAATTGTATCAGGATAAAAACGACAAATGCATATTTTTTACTTATAGTTATTGGGAAACCGAAGAAGATTTAAAAAATTACAGACAATCTGAGCTTTTTAATACAGTTTGGAGTTTTACAAAGCAATTGTTTAATGCAAAACCT
This genomic interval carries:
- a CDS encoding antibiotic biosynthesis monooxygenase family protein, translated to MFVRIVKMSFHEEKIPDFLENFESVKDKIRKADGNRFLELYQDKNDKCIFFTYSYWETEEDLKNYRQSELFNTVWSFTKQLFNAKPEAWSVDKLVSLV